One genomic region from Homalodisca vitripennis isolate AUS2020 chromosome 6, UT_GWSS_2.1, whole genome shotgun sequence encodes:
- the LOC124364841 gene encoding glucose dehydrogenase [FAD, quinone]-like: protein MYTATASPDMKCRAYVVFFLLGIMKLSECRRSHVVKRSYTAALPALFLPPQGMETDWSGKIDCSKSCPNPYMFRESCSFHYDDPAAQTIQSLFSSLVVADCDLADPCDYPAHYDPRDGEEFDFIVVGAGTAGCVVANRLAEVDGWKVLLIEAGGDPTKTSEVPALFPSLQRTDIDWQYRTEPSNSHCLGMEHNQCRWPRGKVLGGSSTINYFVYIRGNPLDYDNWAAMGCEGWSYADVLPYFKKFENMTSKEVLALPDSYKYHSTKGLLTIEDFQNYEVRPLINDFAKGMNELGITPNIDVNGRGQTGCTPKQGFLKNGRRNSEAKAYLSPLKQRSNLKVSKYSLATQVLIDENTNVAYGIEFIDRHNRVITVRSKKEVILSAGAINTPQLLMLSGIGPRKHLMDLGIRVIEDLPVGENLQDHIFSVSSVITLNYSKPEPSEGSMFDFLLGHPSVYSSVGIQHFGCYLNTLNVASNVPDLEFNFIDFNKNSFDGLTTLFDNFNFRKETSEPYLEINSRAFTLLVRSNLLYPYSRGKVLLRNGNPKEYPRLIAGYFSDERDIDTLLRAYDYIIAFMNTKPLRSVGATLHEIKIPGCRMFPFASRRYRECAVRHVSSTVNHMSGTCRMGPSHSPMSVVDPRLRVKGIKRLRVIDASIMPTIPRGNINGPVSMIGEKGADLVKETWLLGNQS, encoded by the coding sequence GAGGAGCCACGTCGTAAAAAGGAGTTACACTGCAGCGTTGCCAGCATTGTTCTTGCCACCGCAGGGAATGGAAACCGATTGGTCTGGAAAGATAGATTGTAGTAAATCGTGCCCAAACCCGTACATGTTCAGGGAATCTTGCTCATTCCATTACGATGACCCTGCGGCTCAGACTATCCAAAGTCTCTTCTCGTCACTCGTTGTAGCAGACTGTGACCTGGCGGACCCCTGCGACTACCCCGCCCACTACGACCCTAGAGATGGAGAAGAGTTCGACTTTATCGTGGTGGGTGCAGGGACTGCCGGCTGTGTGGTAGCAAACCGTCTGGCAGAGGTGGATGGCTGGAAGGTTTTGCTCATTGAGGCTGGGGGAGACCCGACCAAAACATCGGAAGTGCCAGCACTGTTCCCGTCACTGCAGAGGACTGACATCGACTGGCAGTACAGGACAGAGCCCAGTAACTCTCACTGTCTCGGCATGGAACACAACCAGTGCAGGTGGCCGAGAGGCAAAGTTCTGGGAGGCTCTAGCACGATAAATTACTTCGTTTACATCAGAGGAAATCCACTGGACTACGACAATTGGGCAGCGATGGGATGTGAAGGGTGGAGCTACGCCGATGTTCTTCCTTActtcaagaaatttgaaaacatgaCATCTAAAGAAGTTTTGGCATTACCAGATTCTTATAAGTATCACAGCACCAAAGGGTTATTGACAATAGAGGACTTTCAAAACTACGAAGTAAGACCTTTGATTAATGATTTTGCAAAAGGAATGAATGAACTGGGCATCACTCCTAATATAGATGTTAACGGTAGAGGACAAACAGGATGCACTCCAAAGCAAGGCTTTTTGAAGAACGGAAGACGTAATAGCGAAGCTAAAGCATATTTATCACCATTAAAACAAAGATCTAATCTTAAAGTATCAAAATATTCTTTGGCAACACAAGTATTAATTGATGAAAACACAAATGTGGCTTATGGAATAGAATTTATTGACAGACATAACAGAGTCATTACAGTTAGATCAAAGAAAGAAGTGATTTTGTCAGCCGGTGCAATAAACACTCCGCAGCTGTTGATGTTGTCTGGAATTGGTCCTAGAAAACATTTGATGGATTTGGGTATTCGAGTCATTGAAGACTTACCAGTTGGTGAAAATCTACAAGATCATATTTTTTCAGTAAGTTCTGTAATCACTCTAAACTATTCTAAACCCGAGCCATCAGAAGGTTCCATGTTCGATTTTCTATTAGGTCATCCTAGCGTTTATTCTTCAGTGGGAATTCAACATTTTGGCTGTTACCTCAACACTCTGAATGTCGCAAGTAATGTCCCGGATCTAGAGTTTAATTTCatcgatttcaataaaaatagcttTGATGGATTAACTACACTATTTGATAATTTCAATTTCAGGAAGGAAACATCTGAAccgtatttggaaataaattcaagagCTTTTACGTTACTTGTCCGTAGCAACCTGTTATACCCATATAGTCGAGGGAAGGTATTGCTTAGAAACGGAAATCCCAAAGAATATCCTAGATTAATTGCTGGGTATTTCTCAGATGAGAGAGATATTGACACACTGCTACGAGCCTACGACTATATTATAGCATTTATGAATACCAAGCCCCTTAGAAGTGTGGGTGCAACTCTTCATGAGATCAAAATTCCAGGATGCAGAATGTTCCCGTTTGCTTCAAGAAGGTACAGAGAATGTGCTGTGAGGCATGTATCGAGCACGGTGAACCACATGAGTGGCACTTGCAGGATGGGTCCTTCACATTCCCCGATGTCTGTGGTGGACCCTCGCCTGCGAGTCAAGGGTATTAAACGTCTCAGAGTCATTGATGCATCAATAATGCCGACAATCCCCCGCGGGAACATAAACGGCCCTGTCAGTATGATAGGCGAGAAAGGAGCAGATCTTGTTAAAGAAACTTGGCTTCTCGGAAATCAGAGCTGA